GCGGATGATGCCGTCGAGGGTGGATTGTCCGGTACCGTAGCGGTTATCGAAGAAGTGTTTGGTGTCGGCGTCGTTGACATTCATGGCGGGGAAGGTGAGTACCCCATCTTTGAACATCGCTTTGAGGCGGACGATCCCGGTGGTGGTTTCTTCGGTGGTTCCGATTAAATCAGCCAGTTGGTTTTGGCGGTTGGCAATTAAGGTTGCGACCACATCGCTACCATCATCAATGATGATGTTGGGTTTGTGGTCGAGGGCAATTTCTACGTGGCGGTGGTAGGTTTCATTATCTTCGCCTTTGATGGCAAAAACGGGAATGCCATGATCTGCAACTAAGCTGGCAGCAACATCATCTTGCGTGGAAAGGGGGTTACTGGCAATTAGCAGCGCATCTGCACCACCGGCTTTGAGGGCGATCGCTAAATGGGCCGTTTCGGTGGTAACGTGGCAGCAGGCAACCAAACGAATGCCTTCAAAAGGTCTTTCTTGAGCAAAGCGATCGCGAATTTGCCGCAGCACAGGCATTTCCCGTCCAGCCCATTCAATGCGCTTTCTCCCTAGAGGAGCTAGAGAAATATCCTTGATCTCATGTTGTAACTGGACAGAAGTTGCCGTCATGAACACTTTCCTTTTTTTCACACTCAAGTCATAACTAGACTAGCTTAATCGAATTGACCGTGCAGTGGTGAGAACAGAGTGGGGAGATGGGGGGATGGGGAGGCGGGGAGGTGGGGGAAAAGAACGCCACAGCCCTAACTGTGGCAATGTCCTTTAAAATTCAAAAGGTATCTCGTTGCACGCTAGCACGGAATCTTATGGCCGAGAGCAAGATTAAAAAAGGATCGTTCGTTCGCGCAGTTCGCGAAAAGTTAGAAAATAGTTTAGAGGCAAAGGCAAGCGATTCGCGCTTTTCCCCCTACCTGTTTGAAACGAAGGGTGAGGTGGTAGACTTGCGGGGAGAGTATGCTTTGGTAAAGTTTGGTCAAGTTCCGACACCCAATATTTGGTTGCGTCTCGATCAACTAGAAGAGTTTAAATAGCATCTAAATCATGGCTTCTACTCCCCTCTCCTCAATTATGTGTACCCCCACTCGCGTAGCAGTCGTGGGTGCAGGTCGAGTTGGCAGCACTTTGGCACAGCGCATTGCTGAAAAGAATTTAGCCGATGTGGTGTTACTGGATGTCATTCAAGGTTGGCCGCAAGGGGTCGCGCTTGATTTAATGGAGGCTAGGGGAGTAGAACGCCACGATCGCCAAATTATTGGTACCAACGATTATGCGGATACGGCGGATGCCTCGATTGTGGTAATTACTGCCGGAAAACCCCGCACGCCGGGAATGAGCCGCGACGATTTGTTAAAGATAAATGCTCGAATTGTGGTAGAGGCGGCCAAAAATGCGATCGCGCATTCTCCTAACGCCATCTTGATTATTGTGACCAATCCCCTAGATGTGATGACGTATCTCGCTTGGGAAGCGACGGGAATTCCTCCCCAGCGCGTGCTAGGAATGGCTGGAATTTTGGATTCCTCGCGGTTTGAGACGTTTATTGCAATGGAGTTGGGATGCTCAATTGCGGATATCAGCGCCACGGTTTTGGGCAGTCATGGGGATTTAATGGTACCTATTCCTCGGTTTTCGACGGTGCGGGGAATTCCGATTACAGAACTTTTGGATGCAGCGACGATTGAGCGTTTGGTGGCAAGAACGCGCAATGGAGGGGCGGAAATTGTGGAATTGATGCAAACTGGGGGGGCTTTTTTTGCACCCGCTTCCTCGGTTTGTTCGATGGTAGAAGCGATTTTACTCAATCAATCGCGCTTAATGCCTGTAGCAGCTTACGTACAGGGCGAATATCAGCTTCAGGATGTGTTTATTGGCGTTCCCTGTTGGATTCATTGTGGCGGCGTGCGTCAGGTTCTGAAGTTAAACCTGACTGATGCTGAGTTAGAGGCGTTGCAGGTTTCAGCCAACGCCGTACGCGACAATATTCAACGGGCCAAGGAAATGCTCGCTTAATGTTGGATAACCCAACGGGTGAGGGAGGTGCTGAGATGCTCCCACTCTGGCCAAGAGATGAGAGCGCGATCGCACCAATCCTCCAGGATATCTCGCAATAAAATTTCAGTTTGGTGACGATCGATACAAGATTGCGCCTCTAAAATCGCGGCTTCTGGATGGGCATGAAAGCCCACCAAACTTCCGATTTTGGAACTCACCCCATCGGGTGAAGTGATGCAAACTTGCCAAGTGTTATTCTGCTGGATAAGTTGAATGACCCAGCCTTTGTAGTCCTGAATCACAGTCGTTTCCTAAAATGATTGTGGAGGGGCTACTTCCGTATTTTAAAGGCAAAATTGATACGATAGGGCGATCTGAGTGGATTCGCTGTCTGAAATGCAGAGTCCTTTTAAGAGATCGTTAAATGCTGGCGTATTTGATGCTGCCAGAATTCGTTGTCTTCAAGGGTCAGAATAATCCGTTTGTAGGCTTCTTCATAAAGCACCAAGGTTAAATAATTCTTGTCCTGAGTCACGTACCAGAACTCACGACCCCTTGGCGTATAATAAGTTCCGGCTTTAATGACACCGGGGAGAAACGTTCCTGGGGCCCGCAGTTCTTTCCAGGTGCTTTCAGGTTCATCGATCTGGACATCCGTAATATGCTCAAAAGGGATGATAAAGGGATTTTGCAAGTTAAACCCCCAGAGTTGCTCGTACCATTCCCAATGGATTTTTAGGGTATCGTTAACAATGCTGAGTTTCATGGTAACTTGAGGAGCGATCGCTCCTGGCTTCTTTAAGGCTACTTCTATTAAAGATTCAATTCCCGCCGTTGGGTTTCCCTATGACGAAAGATTTATTTGCTCAAGAAGCGCTGACTCAAATCCCTAAAATACTAACCCTTTTAGACCGCAATCCCCATAGTCCTACCTATGGCTGTTTTGACCGTAACTTTTGGCATTATAAAATTATCGACTTTCCCAGCGGAATGTCTCAAGAGTTTGTTTTACCCCTAGCCTTAGCTTATAATACCAACCTTCCTCATAATCCTTATTACCAACAACCCGCAATCCGAGATTGGGTAGAAGCTGGAATTTTATACGCCGCAAAAAGCGCTCATAAAGATGGCTCTTGCGACGATTATTTTCCCTTTGAACGAGCCAGCGGTGCAGCCGCTTTTTCCCTTTTAGCTTGTATTGATAGCTATCAGTTACTAGACTTAAAAAATCAAACCCTGCTCAAATTCTTTGAAAAGCGGGCAAACTGGCTGTCATCCCATCACGAAAGCGGACAACTGACCAACCATCAAGCCTTAATTGCCCTTTGCCTCGATCTCCTTTCAGAATTGCTGAATACCTCCCAATGGGATCGCGCTAAAATGTTGCGAATTGAGCGCGTATTAGCATGGCAAAATCCTGAAGGCTGGTTCCAAGAATATGAAGGCTGCGATCCAGGATACCATACCTTAACAATTTCTTGTTTAGCCAGACTTTATCAGAGAAACAGCGATCCTCGGCTCAAAGATGCCCTGATTAAAGCTGTTGAACTCGCCCAATACTTTATTCATCCCGATGGTTCCTATGGGGGAGAATATGCTAGTCGCAATACCTATAACTTTTTTCCGCATGGCTTTGAATTAGTCGGGCGCTGGTTCCCGGAAGCCTTACAAATTAACGACCGCTTTTTACAAGGAATCGCCCAAGGTTTAAATCCCTGTTATGCAGACGATCATATTATTGGACATCATACCTGGAATTATCTTTTAGCATGGCGAGATTTTGTCCCAGAACGCCCCGCCTTATCGCCGCGCAAACCTGAAAGAATGTGGCTAGAGAATGCCAAACTTTTAATCGACCGTCGCGAGAATACCGAATTATATATCGCCTTGAACAAAGGAGGCGTTTTTAAGCTATTTTGCGATAACAAACTCATCCTTTCCGATACTCAATTTTCCTTACAGGTTCGCGATCGCGGCAAGCTTAAAAATGCAGTTGGGCATTTAGTGGATAATTATGCCATTGAGATTGAACCCGATCGGATTTTAATTCAGGGAAACTTGGGATGGGCGAAGCAGAAACAGATGAATCCCCAGAACTTGTTAGTTTTGAGGATTGTGATGCTAACGTTAGGGCGATTTTTTCCCAATTTAATTCGTAAATTGTTACAAAAGATGCTGATTACGGGCAAACAAACCGCCCCGTTTAAGTTTCTGCGACAAGTGCAATGGGAAAACGGACAGTGGCGCGTCACCGATGAGTTGCAAGCGCAATCTTGGGACAATGTAGAATCAGCAGGGATAGGGGGCGATCAAACTTCGATCTATGTGGTCATGAGTCGGACGTTTCAACGGGGACAATTGCAACCGTGGTTAGATTTAAGCGATCGCATCCGGCACCTTCCCCCCCACTCTACCCTCAAACTCGAACGCCATCTAAGCGCATGAAGCGGATTATCTCACTAGCCGTCAGCCTGGTTATTCTAGCGGCGATTTACTGGAAAATAGATTTTTCAGGACTAATACAAGTCTTTCAAAACTGCGATCGCACTTGGATGGCGATTAGCCTGGGGATGGTTATCCCTTTAATTTTCGCAACCTCTTGGCGACTCGATCGACTGATGCCACCCAATACCGCCTTGGGAATTGGGGAAGCTAACCGCCTGATTTTAGCCTCCAGTACCCTGAATATGATTCTCCCTTCCAAAATGGGAGACATCGCCAAAGCCTACTTCATGAAGGAACGAGGTCATTTAGAAGGTTCGCTTTCCCTGTCGCTAGTCGTGTTTGAAAAGTCCTGCGATTTCCTCTCGCTGCTATTGTGGTGCGTGTTTGGCTTACTCTTATATCCCCAGAAGGATACCTTATTC
The Desertifilum tharense IPPAS B-1220 genome window above contains:
- a CDS encoding NAD(P)H-quinone oxidoreductase subunit O, encoding MAESKIKKGSFVRAVREKLENSLEAKASDSRFSPYLFETKGEVVDLRGEYALVKFGQVPTPNIWLRLDQLEEFK
- the mdh gene encoding malate dehydrogenase — encoded protein: MASTPLSSIMCTPTRVAVVGAGRVGSTLAQRIAEKNLADVVLLDVIQGWPQGVALDLMEARGVERHDRQIIGTNDYADTADASIVVITAGKPRTPGMSRDDLLKINARIVVEAAKNAIAHSPNAILIIVTNPLDVMTYLAWEATGIPPQRVLGMAGILDSSRFETFIAMELGCSIADISATVLGSHGDLMVPIPRFSTVRGIPITELLDAATIERLVARTRNGGAEIVELMQTGGAFFAPASSVCSMVEAILLNQSRLMPVAAYVQGEYQLQDVFIGVPCWIHCGGVRQVLKLNLTDAELEALQVSANAVRDNIQRAKEMLA